A window of the Longimicrobium sp. genome harbors these coding sequences:
- a CDS encoding MDR family MFS transporter produces MKEATTHRGLVFTGLLLAMFMAAVEGTIIATAMPSIAAELGGFSLYSWVFSSYLLMQAVAIPIFGKLSDLVGRKPVFIAGVIVFVAGSVLCGFARTMPMLVAFRFVQGLGAGAVQPITTTLAGDLYSIEERGRIQGYMSGLWGLASIVGPLVGGIVVHSVGWPWIFWVNVPFGIAAIALVAMYLHEGVEREKRQIDYPGAVLLLAGVGSLMLALTQAGTWGVAAAGPLLAVFVAALVLFVRQERRAPDPLMHLELWASPLIRYANLATLASGIMMIGLITFLPTYVQGVLGGSALLAGFTLSAMTLGWPLSAFWAGLSLVRLGVQRLVRTGGVAILAGTLLIALFSSRGPLPAGIGSFLVGVGLGFVSTTSIVAIQTTVAWNQRGVATASYMLMRILGNALGAALFGGMLNYQMARYLEREGLQGRVSLDSIQDLLGEATPRTAGLSSDVLALVRGGLAESLHWVFWGVALMALLTLLAAWRIPELRRDAEGS; encoded by the coding sequence TTGAAGGAAGCAACCACCCACCGGGGACTCGTGTTCACCGGGCTGCTGCTGGCCATGTTCATGGCGGCGGTCGAGGGCACCATCATCGCCACGGCCATGCCCAGCATCGCCGCCGAGCTGGGCGGCTTTTCGCTCTACAGCTGGGTGTTCTCGTCGTACCTGCTGATGCAGGCCGTGGCCATCCCCATCTTCGGCAAGCTCTCTGACCTGGTGGGGCGCAAGCCGGTGTTCATCGCCGGCGTCATCGTTTTCGTGGCGGGCTCAGTGCTGTGCGGCTTCGCGCGGACCATGCCCATGCTCGTGGCCTTCCGCTTCGTGCAGGGGCTGGGGGCGGGCGCCGTGCAGCCCATCACCACCACGCTCGCGGGCGACCTGTACTCCATCGAGGAACGCGGCCGCATCCAGGGCTACATGTCGGGGCTGTGGGGGCTGGCGTCCATCGTGGGGCCGCTGGTGGGCGGCATCGTGGTGCACAGCGTGGGGTGGCCGTGGATCTTCTGGGTGAACGTGCCCTTCGGCATCGCCGCCATCGCGCTCGTGGCCATGTACCTTCACGAGGGGGTGGAGCGGGAGAAGCGGCAGATCGACTATCCCGGCGCCGTGCTGCTGCTGGCGGGCGTCGGCTCGCTGATGCTGGCGCTCACCCAGGCCGGCACCTGGGGGGTGGCGGCGGCGGGGCCGCTGCTGGCGGTGTTCGTGGCGGCGCTGGTGCTCTTCGTTCGCCAGGAGCGCCGCGCGCCGGACCCGCTGATGCACCTGGAATTGTGGGCCAGCCCGCTGATCCGCTACGCCAACCTGGCCACGCTGGCGTCGGGGATCATGATGATCGGGCTGATCACCTTTCTTCCCACGTACGTGCAGGGGGTGCTGGGCGGGTCGGCGCTGCTGGCGGGGTTCACCCTGTCGGCGATGACGCTGGGGTGGCCCCTCTCCGCGTTCTGGGCGGGGCTCAGCCTGGTGAGGCTGGGCGTGCAGCGGCTGGTGCGCACCGGTGGCGTGGCCATTCTGGCCGGCACGCTGCTGATCGCCCTGTTCTCGTCGCGCGGCCCCCTGCCCGCGGGGATCGGCTCGTTTCTCGTGGGGGTGGGGCTGGGCTTCGTGAGCACCACCTCCATCGTCGCCATCCAGACGACGGTGGCGTGGAACCAGCGCGGCGTGGCCACCGCGTCCTACATGCTGATGCGGATTCTGGGCAACGCCCTGGGCGCGGCGTTGTTCGGCGGCATGCTGAACTACCAGATGGCGCGCTACCTGGAACGCGAGGGGCTGCAGGGGCGCGTGTCGCTCGACAGCATCCAGGACCTGCTGGGCGAGGCGACTCCCCGCACTGCCGGCCTGAGTTCCGACGTTCTGGCGCTCGTGCGCGGCGGCCTGGCGGAGAGCCTGCACTGGGTGTTCTGGGGCGTGGCGCTCATGGCCCTGCTCACGCTGCTCGCCGCGTGGCGCATTCCGGAGCTGCGGCGCGACGCAGAGGGCTCGTGA